The sequence GAATCCTCAAGAGCAAAAGCTAGGTCACATAGTGAACCCAGACAACGACCCAATTGGAGCATTATAAGAAAAAGCAAGCGCACACCATCAATGGATGGGATAACAGGCATACCTGACTCTAGAAGGGAAGAAACACCTATCCACAGCAGGAGACACAATGTCCCAGAAAGCCATGAAGCCTGGTTACTTAAGCTTTACAAACAAGCAAAGTCCATCAAGCATGTCAAGGTTGATTCCGCCAGCATATTGTCTACCATTTGACTTCTGGAAGATCTCTCACTGTCTGAAAGGTAAGAGTGACTAGCACATGAAATTTACAGCTGTTTATTGCTCTCTCTCAGCCATTTACATCAGCTCCTCTGAGCACGTACTGGTTCCATCTTGGTCACTCAAACTCCATTTTCCTTAAAATATCTCTATTATTAGAGAAGCCAAGTGCACAAGGAGAACTGCAACCTGACACCAAAAATTGGGTACCACCCAATTTTTGATGAAAACTGATGTTTAAATTCTTTAGCTTGGTGTCTCAAGTCGAGTAAAAGcacccaaaaataaaagagacaaGAAGCATAACAAGCACTCTCTAATTCGGCAAAAATAGATGGCTAACATTGGGACAATCCATAAGCAATAATATTTCTAGTGGAATTAAAGAACCTGTTTTCTCATCCATATTATCCTTTCAGTACTTCGTGAATTTGCTAAATATGCAAGGGGTAAGGGTAACAGGAGATCCTAGCTATGAATTAATGTTTCAGCTTATGACTGCCTCTACTTAGCAAAATCTGGGCACCTACAGAAAATATTACAGCAAAGACTACTTTATACACATTGAATGTTCTTAGAATTAATCTTCCTGTTTAGGAGCATTTTCCTTTATGCTCTTGGTCAACCAAATAGCAGTTTCCCTCGGAGAAACTTTTTCTGGTCCAAATGGCTTCAATAAGACACCAAGTTCATCGAATCTGTCTTCTTGCAAGAGTCTAGCACTGAACTCGAGTAGTCCCTCCAGGGCTTCAGCCCGTTGCTTATAAGATGACATGTTAAAACGGCGGCGTCTTGTGTCAGATGAAGTTCGGCTAGATGCACCAGCAGTGGCATTTTGATCAGAAGAATCAGTTATGTCCTCTCTATTAACATGCACCATGGGGCCTTCATACCCTTGCCAAGCATCATTGCAACTCATTCGATCAAATTTACTGTCAGGAATCTGTATGGTACATTTGTCTTTCATAACTGAATACTCAGCTTGTGGTGAGCCAGAGGAACCTTGCGCAGAGTTTGATGATGTTCGGCGTATAGGATGGAAAGGATCTTCATATGAAGCTAATGGAAACTCAAGCATCTTGTCAATTCGAGGGGCATTGACAGAAACATCAGGAGACTTAATACAGTCAAGAAAACTGAGACTCGGCCTTCGAGGTAATTCTTGAACTGCTGCCTTGTTTGTCAATGGCAAAGATGCCCTACGAGTTGTAGAAACAGATCTCTTCACCAGGGTTCGTGAAGCCTGTCAAGCATAGAGTAGTCAAACGACAGGTGTTGGGAACTAGaatttcatataatcatattactGCTTTAAGTACATAAGCTTATATCCATGATTTTCAGAGCATAGATATAAAAGCAACCACatgttattttcttcatttttaaactGGTAAGAAGTTGGTACACGAAGGCACTAATAAAGCAGTACAAAGGCATAATTACTGAGAGACCAAACCACTCAGCTACGAAAGAATAGAATTTACAGAGAACCTTATCAAATGAATCTACTAGGGAATCTACCTAGTCTACTCTATTTTCTATACACAAAAAGTGAAACAAGACACAATTCATCTTGAGCTTCTGTGTTGAGGTCTGCCTATCTTCAAtgtgttcttttattttctttttggtttttctGCTCTGTCGTGTGACGTTATTCGATTTCACTCGCATTGTATTTTAATCTAACTAgtttatcatataataataattgtgaaaatgaatattaaaattgttACTAGCAATTATCTAAAGCTAATTTGATGGAACATATCCTGGTTTGGGCATTCCAAACAGTTCATCAAGATCCAAATGAATATAACAATATTAGGTAAATTTTAGGATACTGGCTTTTCTTTTCACATATAAGTTGACACCATCAAAGATTTAGTGAGAAACCATTTTCTCTAAATCTGTTGCAATGACAAACTATTGAATATATTAGTTTTTATATATTGGTATTTGCCTACTTTGTTGTACATCAGTTGAATCGCTTGGACGTTCTTGTCTAGAATAAAatccatttatttttataaaatagaaagaagTAAAATGGATAACCTTTTACTTGTAACCTTACCATATCGCTGTTCCTTAGATCCACTTGTCTTCTTGGAGTAGTCAATTTTGGCACGATCACCTTTGGATTCTTATTCACAAGCAAAGCTTTAgaagtgattttttttgtgaCAGTTGATCCTCTATCAGGGCTTCCAACAGACAATTCAGATACTCTGCTTGGTGTTTTTGGATATCTACGATTTGAAAAAGTATAATCGTGATCAGAGACACTAGGATTCAAAGTCCTATCATTTCCACATGACATTCGCTTCTCTCTGTTCTTTGTGACAGGAGTGCTTTCAGAAATTGCAAATCTGGTTTTCTTTACATCATTATCAGGCAAACAAGCAGGTAAACTGTTGCGTCTAGGGCCATTAAGTTTGAGATGTGTATTAATCACATATGGCTGAAGAAGTGGATTCCTAAGAAGTTCTGCTGCCTGtgtataacaaaaaaaatattttaagtcaGCCTGAATATTGCAATCAAAATATGTTCGAAGTTTCAGTCTGAGCAGATTCActtttaactttatattttaagaGCTGATCGGTTCACTAGATCAATTTTGGCTACAAACCAACAGTCTAGAAAACTAATCTGACGGAACAATAGAAGCACTCTAAATAAGCCAAAGAGACATATTTCAACCTTTTGTGGTCAGTATTGAATAGCGTCTGCGAGAAAGTAATTTAAGGAGTTACGCTTCCTGTATTTTCATGctttaaaagttaatttaagCAGAAATTTATGAACAGAAAGACCTACTGTTTTAAGTGTTAACATGCTAATCCTTTCGTTTTTGTTAGAATTACTACTCTcagttatatattaaaaaacacTCCTGTTCTTCAGAAGAGAAGCTCCTTCTAAGCCAGCACTCAAAGATAATCATCAATTATGAAAGGCTTCATATTTCAAAGCTAAAGACAAGAAAACATGAAATGCTTCCTCAAGATATTTGCATTATGTGGGCAAAATGATGAGACATGTCATCTATGCTGTTGATATTACGCCACTATATAAAAGTAATGAGTAAAGATCCTTGCACTTTTAGCATAAACGTAAATTAAGGCTACAACTTCTCAAATTAGATGCAACAAGACTAAGAAAGAGATGACATGTCCTTTGGTTTTCTTCAATATAATCCCTAATACAGGGTCAGAGTATAATTCCCCGTTCTTAGGAATTGCTAgttgttttttcttatttaataacaaagaaATTCCTCATAGCTTGTGGTGACTGTTCTCTGTGGATGGATAATGGCCCCCTCCTCTAcccctctacccttctccacttaatACAAGTATGTGGAAGGGTTCAGATCTGTGATGTCTGCTCTTAGGAGCAATTAATTCCTTTGCATATTTTACATAACCAGACAATATCACTATTTGTGAAACATTAAAACATTTGGCTTGTTACATATTGAAGAGGGACTTCTTCTCCACCTATGCATGTCAATCAGTCCACATAGGTAATCTAAGACTAAAAATAACAGGTATCGCAGGCTAGAGAGTACTGCTGACAGAAAGCCACACGCAGGACAATTGTTACTGAACCAGTCGAATCATATGAATACATAAAATAGAATACAGGAAACTAggaggattttttttttcttttgaaatacgTAACTTCAATACAGGAAACTAGAAGGAGCATTTTGTGTCGTGGTTGTGGTATACTTAGGGTCGTTTGGTACAGTGTATTAATATAATGTAAAATAGAATGTATtagtaatgcttgcattagcaatgcatgtattagttatgattgcattaattatacatgatttttattcattgtttggtttgatgcattaaaaatagaaatatagaatgcatgcattaaaaaaattatttacaaagatGTCCTACACTATTATGGTggaaaagatattaaaaaaggTATTGAGGGGCAATTTTGGGTCTTTAATTgagttaatgcatgcattaaaagCATTGCATTGCTAATACCTAGAAATCCATGGTATTAGCAATACAGACCTTAATGCACAATAGAGTGTATAagtaatgcttgcattagttatacataggttGGAAAAGAGTACCAAACAAGGTACTAGTAATACACAAggttaatgcatgcattatttttttaatacacttcaccaaacgaccccttagtgATATTAAATTCAGATATACTATGATGCTTGGGATaattactaataaaaaaaaatattgagaaagataattactaataaaatttgttgcaaatgCTACAAATCATTAACTGCAGAAGAAGCATATTGATAGCAAAATTCAGGTCTAAGTTTCCTTGTTTAATCCCGTTACCTTCCATCAAATGATGACTCATCAACTTGGTATTCATTAAGATTTTTGACATTACCAGAAGATCATGTCTACCTgccttttttcttcaaataacgTCGAAAAGATAGTTGCCATACAGGTTCTGGAAGAATGATTAGAAAATGTGTGCATCTCACTTAAGGATTTTGTCTTGTGAAAGTATTACCaaccaaaaaaatcataaataggaAAGAGCAaaaacaaaagatgaagaatTGAATGTTTCTAATATTGGATGAAACATAAGTTGGGGGAAGTGTCTTACATTATGGTGTAAAGCAAGGCATGGAAGGCAGGAGATTCACGAAAGAAATGTAACAAACAACAACCTCATAGTcacatatttaattttcaagTAAAGATGTTGAGACAGCAGTACAGCATTTATAAGCTTCTGTTGGTTTAGCTTCAAAATAACTCCATCATATGCAGATCTCTCTCTAAAAACATAATCCAATTATGCAGATGACACAATATGCACAATAAACTACCAGTTCAAGTTTCTTAGTTAATCCCATAAGAGATCTTAAGGCAATACCATaatggctaagatgtaaataaACCTATAAAAATACAGATGAAGAGGAATCATACGCTTGGCCTCAGTTCTGGGTTTTTCCGCAGCATGCTTTTGACAAGACCTCGGCTGGAAGGCAAATAAGAGAAGTGAATAAGCAGAGTTAAATAAAAGATTCTCATTCAAGGGTAGAGTTTCTCGTATATTAAGTCAAAAAAAGAGTTCAATACATAATTGCTGAGGCACGTAAACATCCCCTCTTAATTTTTGGATCTCGCTGTTCCTTTACTAACAAAAGTAGTACATTGAAAATAGAGGCTATAAGAAGTGAAGAATAGACTCTTCCTGTCGTCATAATGATTCCAAAACAACCTTGAGTTGTTTATCATAATAATGAAGACCTGCCTTCCTGACCTCCAAACTAATGCATTATCTCCTTCCATCCAATTTTTCCTTTAGATAGCACCAAGTAGAAATATGTCCTCCACCGAGGAATAGAAAGGGGCCGAGAGGGAAGATGCAGTTAAAAATGATTGTTGATTTTCATTGGCTTTTCCTTTAAAATTGCTAGTTTATTCTCCTTTAAcatctcaaaatttattttacaaaaatctaTGTTGGTAAGCCTGTCATGTTGGTACTTGGGAATTTGatgataaaacaaaattaattccATTCATGCAAGTCTACACAGGGAGGCCTGTCATTTTTTGCATTAGACTGGAAGCACAATGGAAGTAGAGGGATTTAAATGCCCTTAAGAGTGGTTAgtgtaatttaactttaaaatccTTTTATTGGCTTTTCTTTCAACCAAGGCATGCTTAGATACTGAACCTCACTAAATTAAAACCAAAGGTACACTCGACTAGTTAAGCTGCTACAATTTTATTCCCATCTGTTGATCGCCTGTTTATAAGTTCAAAATAGACTTGTATTTTTAAGATTGTTCTCCAAGagaagaaatcatttaaaatcGAACGAGGGACGTCCTTCAACAGTTCTAGAAGTCCAGCTTAAGAAATCACAGTCCAAAATAAGAAGGCAGCACTTATACATGTAAACATACACCATGACAAAACAAAACTCAATCAAATGAACGACTTACAATGGACCAGAGTATTTTGTCGGAAGTGGTGCCACAATAGACTTGTTTATTTTGTTGATGAGTGCTTGCATATCCTATGTCAACAAGTATAAATAGCATAAGTTTGAAAGACCAAAAATATCCATCAATAGGAAAGTGAATAGCAAAATGCAAAAGCCTTAAAAACATATGGATAGCAAGGGTTAGTTTATAAAAGTTGAAGTAACATTACCCAATAACTACATCATAAGTAGAGTCATAAAGCAATCATCCATTTATTGAAGTATAAGAAGGAAGACAAGGGTTGTGATCTCCCAAAAGTACTTGTTAGAGGGGGTTAGAGTCCCACATTGAACATCTTGATAGAGTGGGTTACCATCCCACATCGGTTGGGGAATGGTTCTGCTTATATGGACTTCAACAATCCTTCTCTCATGAACTAATTTTGGAGTTGAGTTAAGCCCAAGTGTCAAATCTTTACATAGCATTAGAGTCAAGTCTATCCCCATTTGGGTTCCCGATTCATGCTCTAGTTGGGCTTGGGTGTGAAGGATGGTGATAGAACTTAGAATCCCACATTGGTTAGGTTGGTTAGGTCATCGGGGAATGGAATGGTGTTCTGCTTATATGTACTAGGTCAATCCTCCCCttatgagctagcttttggttTGCAGCACACAATGAAGAAATGAGGTGCAATTCTTCATAAAGAACACTTGATTATTTCTATTCTTAGTGGAGCTCCAATGGGAAGATAGAAAACCCTCATGGCTCATTAGTTAAAACATGGCAATTGGcataaacaaaatatatctTTTGTTAGTTTCACATATAAACAGGACAAGTAAATATCCAATTTCTCATATATGTTTCATTCTTCCAATTAAAGAGGGGTGACTTTATATCCTGAAATATGAGGCACATGAATCTGTGgtttcatattatatatatatatatatatatatatatattttaaaattagtataGTATTATTTGTTGGCACTCATGCTACAAGAAGGCTAAATGGTGCACTTGGTCGAATGTTGAGTAATTTACTTAGAGGAACAcacttttttccttctttttttttagtggTGCACCCATGTTCTAGAAAATCCTAGATTCGCCAATAAATAAACCCGCTATTCATCTTagattcaattattattttttctagaaTCAAGCTCAGTAGACCCAACTAAACTTCATGCTCATCACAATTTTTATAATCCAAACATGCTGTCAATTTCCATCAAGTGCTACACACTTGAATCTTCTTTTAACATCTCTCTGGAGTCATAATACCAACACCTAGAACATGCACAGCAACAAATTACATCAGAAGTTCATTGGAATTCTTTACATTGATAGTGGTTAAAAAATGACCATTGGACAAGCTGCAACAACTACAGTTCTAGTttcatttgaaaagaaaaaaatctactagctgaACTTACTGAAATATTCAgataaatgatatgaataatCACTTCTGTAAAACATGGGCTGCATCAAGCAATAACAACCCCTGTGTAATCCCACAAAGTAATGGTATGCATCATGCTGACAAGAAAATTGTTTGAGTAATAAGGTTAGACAGCTACAAGGTCATCAGAAACTTACAAATGCCTTGAATGCTGGCTTAAATGCAGCCATTTCATATATACAGCATCCTGGAtagaaaatcaaagaaatatGAGTGCACCTTCACATTAGTGCCCACTATGTATGACAACTAAACATAGAATCAGGCACTGATGCGTGCCAGCATGTAATATGTGTGGCACTTGATGTGTATCTGTATTACCTAGAGACCATATATCCGACTTAGATCCATAAGGTATGTCGGCAAGAAGCTCAGGGCACATGTAACTGGGGGTTCCAACAATCTAAAAAATTAAGCAAGAATAACTTAGCTACACAATATTGAAAAACGTGAAATCTTTTAGGTAAAAAGCTACAGCAACATTATTTACCGAGGAAGCAAGGTCATCTGAAGTCAACATCTTGGCAAGTCCAAAATCACCTGCAAGTAGTATGTCGTTCTTGTCCTTCAGTAAAGTATTATAATATAGAAATTTCAAGAAGCCTGAAACGGAAATGAGCAAACTAACCTAGACGAATATCCTGCTCTCTAGTTAGAAATATATTCGAGCACTGCAAAAGATGTTAAAAACACAAAGTTTAAAGGAGAAGCAAGGTTAAGAAGTAACAAGTCTATGAATCCACCCAGTAAAAAGCAAATGACAGCAAACCTTGACATCACGATGAAGGATATGATTCGTGTGCAAGTAGTCAAGAGCCATTAAGAGTTGAACAAGCCACTTGCATAGTTTCTATAAACAGTTCATGACATGGTTAGACACCAATGACAGATAAATGACagtttaacttttaaaataactCTTTAAACTTTAACTGAACATTGGGCAAAAGATGCAAACTGCAGAAGGTTACCTCTTCAAGAAAATGGACACCCTTTGCTTTTTTTATGGCCTCTGCCCTGCAAAGTTGAAGTAAAATGGATGTCATTACAATAAAGCAAGCATGCCGCTATTATGGCTACTTCCAAGGTCATTAGAGACAACTGGAATCAAACTACATAGTGTAAGCAGGAAAAGGTCACTTACATGTCTCCACCTTCGCAATAACCTATGACTATGCACACATAGCAACCCTGCAAGAGAAGGCGCAAAAAAGAAAATCCCAGTTAAGCTTTGAATACCATTTGATAAACACCGCAGCAGTCAAGTAGTGCTACAACACATGCTGAGAGAATCAAAGATATCCCAGATATAAAAGGaatgtaaagaaaaaagagagtaaaAGGATGCAAAAGAGAAGAGCTTGACAGAGATTTTAGCAGTAATCCTAGATAATGTCAGGCACTGGTATGTTTcttaattttatgatataaaGGGTATAACCTGTTTGAGGAGCACCTTCATTGTACTAGTACTAAAAACAGCATGTAAGAGAGGCCCAACAATGAT comes from Solanum pennellii chromosome 1, SPENNV200 and encodes:
- the LOC107005651 gene encoding serine/threonine-protein kinase Nek2; translation: MEQYEILEQIGKGAFGSAVLVKHKLEKKKYVLKKIRLARQTDRTRRNAHQEMALISSMQNPFIVEYKDSWVEKGCYVCIVIGYCEGGDMAEAIKKAKGVHFLEEKLCKWLVQLLMALDYLHTNHILHRDVKCSNIFLTREQDIRLGDFGLAKMLTSDDLASSIVGTPSYMCPELLADIPYGSKSDIWSLGCCIYEMAAFKPAFKAFDMQALINKINKSIVAPLPTKYSGPFRGLVKSMLRKNPELRPSAAELLRNPLLQPYVINTHLKLNGPRRNSLPACLPDNDVKKTRFAISESTPVTKNREKRMSCGNDRTLNPSVSDHDYTFSNRRYPKTPSRVSELSVGSPDRGSTVTKKITSKALLVNKNPKVIVPKLTTPRRQVDLRNSDMASRTLVKRSVSTTRRASLPLTNKAAVQELPRRPSLSFLDCIKSPDVSVNAPRIDKMLEFPLASYEDPFHPIRRTSSNSAQGSSGSPQAEYSVMKDKCTIQIPDSKFDRMSCNDAWQGYEGPMVHVNREDITDSSDQNATAGASSRTSSDTRRRRFNMSSYKQRAEALEGLLEFSARLLQEDRFDELGVLLKPFGPEKVSPRETAIWLTKSIKENAPKQED